In Columba livia isolate bColLiv1 breed racing homer chromosome Z, bColLiv1.pat.W.v2, whole genome shotgun sequence, one DNA window encodes the following:
- the NFIL3 gene encoding nuclear factor interleukin-3-regulated protein, whose protein sequence is MQLRKMQTLKKEHGPVDTSSNVDKIMVLKSTLAEVSEELSTNEEILLTEANSGKSKSSACRRKREFIPDEKKDAMYWEKRRKNNEAAKRSREKRRLNDLVLENKLIALGEENATLKAELLSLKLKFGLISSAAYAQEIQKLSSSTAVYFQDYQSSKSNINSFVDEHEPSIVGSSCISVIKHSPQSSMSDVSEIASVEHTQPSHIQSNCRSPENKFQIIKQEPMELEREPRDDRGSYKASIYPSYMGATFNMYSHSPPLLQVNRSSSNSPRTSETDDGVVGKSSDGEDEQQVPKGPIHSPVEHKNIHATVKVPEVNSSALPHKLRIKAKAMQVKVEAMDNDYDATQKLSSPIDMSSKRHFELEKHGAQNLVHASHTPFSVQVTNIQDWSLKPELWHQKELNVKIQSGCKAGVVEIKDNIYNVSESENLYLKQGIANLSAEVASLKRLITTQQISASDSG, encoded by the coding sequence ATGCAGCTGAGAAAAATGCAGACCCTTAAAAAGGAACACGGACCTGTTGACACAAGTAGCAATGTGGACAAAATCATGGTACTTAAGTCTACTTTAGCAGAAGTGTCTGAAGAATTGTCTACAAATGAAGAGATACTGCTTACTGAAGCAAATAGTGGAAAAAGCAAATCTTCAGCTTGCCGGAGAAAGCGAGAATTCATTCCAGATGAAAAGAAGGATGCTATGTATTGGGAGAAAAGGCGGAAAAATAATGAAGCTGCCAAAAGATCTCGTGAAAAACGACGACTGAATGACCTTGTCTTAGAGAACAAACTAATTGCACTGGGAGAGGAGAATGCCACTTTGAAGGCGGAGCTGCTTTCATTGAAGTTAAAGTTTGGTTTAATTAGTTCTGCAGCCTATGCCCAAGAGATACAGAAACTCAGTAGCTCAACAGCTGTGTATTTCCAAGACTATCAGAGTTCCAAATCAAATATTAACTCATTTGTAGATGAACATGAACCATCTATAGTTGGTAGTAGTTGTATTTCTGTCATTAAACATTCTCCTCAAAGCTCAATGTCTGATGTGTCTGAAATAGCATCCGTAGAGCATACTCAACCAAGTCATATACAAAGCAACTGCAGAAGTCCCGAAAATAAGTTCCAGATTATAAAACAGGAGCCCATGGAATTAGAGAGAGAACCAAGAGATGACAGAGGTTCATATAAAGCATCCATATATCCAAGTTACATGGGAGCTACCTTTAACATGTACTCACATTCTCCTCCTCTTTTGCAAGTTAATAGATCCTCCAGTAATTCCCCCAGAACATCAGAAACTGATGATGGTGTAGTTGGAAAATCATCTGATGGAGAAGATGAACAGCAGGTTCCTAAGGGTCCAATCCATTCCCCAGTTgaacataaaaatattcatgCAACAGTTAAAGTTCCAGAAGTGAATTCATCAGCTTTGCCTCACAAGCTTCGAATTAAAGCCAAAGCCATGCAAGTTAAAGTGGAAGCAATGGATAATGACTATGATGCAACACAGAAATTGTCATCACCCATTGACATGTCATCAAAACGACATTTTGAGCTTGAAAAACATGGTGCACAAAACTTGGTGCATGCTTCTCACACTCCTTTCTCGGTTCAAGTGACTAACATCCAAGACTGGTCACTTAAACCAGAACTCTGGCATCAGAAGGAACTCAATGTAAAAATTCAGAGTGGTTGCAAAGCTGGAGTTGTTGAAATAAAGGACAATATTTACAATGTCTCTGAGTCAGAGAACCTGTATTTGAAGCAGGGCATAGCAAACTTATCTGCAGAGGTTGCTTCACTTAAAAGACTTATAACTACACAACAAATCTCTGCATCAGACTCTGGTTAA